Proteins from one Chelonia mydas isolate rCheMyd1 chromosome 14, rCheMyd1.pri.v2, whole genome shotgun sequence genomic window:
- the CARD14 gene encoding LOW QUALITY PROTEIN: caspase recruitment domain-containing protein 14 (The sequence of the model RefSeq protein was modified relative to this genomic sequence to represent the inferred CDS: inserted 5 bases in 4 codons; deleted 2 bases in 1 codon; substituted 1 base at 1 genomic stop codon) — MALRMSRGPQAENHCWALPCAVGALRGSCSFVRADVHSTVQTEGKTSPYPKGLIVYKTNTLGRRGWKLPGRGVLRWEGDGMALGAPAMAVSCQADTELWDLDEEQLREILESHRYRIVHSTCPNRLTPYLRQAKVLDQLDEEEVLHGPQFTNSALRVGHMLDLLKTRGKNGALAFLESLKLHNPDTYTLITGLEPSMDLNNFSAAAAHPPVAAGCRARAGTSPSHSGTPPWLTAAPASSDTAARGQREHRSLALHSAASCQLHYAQRLLDEMGLFCSRTEPSPDQDFGTAIHAAWLLPLQLCSDFGLRTSHAARELPESFWSCSPLPPCKLSLQKRATQECLESSLSRSSSQEFLEVDFSLIAGEKAKSPDLEYEMVEKDEGNAWLLDFDQSASERYVTLPTGFCPPLGRALCPMRAWNKVDTPIRRRPARRILSRVTTIGFHGNALREQISIIGGNQTGIFIXKVTPGSAADEMSLSPGNQIMVVDYEVIDPAFKAILEDATLEEALWVLKXVNGFCCLSVRMNMEGYKKLASDLQNKVVTSGASFYIRANLATERKAAGELLVQCNDTLHVTGTVFRGESQGSACRVNPYAMKDLDAGIVPSYYQXAACAAQQLLIGLIQDMAQQTTSARKSSGGQPKLVRIISTDXSKINPLWSSINCNVYDPNKADACPRICLQAGXCFTLMPYTLVRPHKLAHLCPLLFVLTLLGKILSDKLCLTKGFEKCPSGRLREAECMAQNGSLVWGKGELNSRCCVTCQALQQLLAKDVQSLLDVGLECVQALHAAGIYPILLLVSISEKNAKKLSTKALCLGVTEEQLLDGVRREEAPLEEVPCLYGTIAPATRRDLRAPVSAVRAAVAHEQKKIVWIEQIFTDLPGHRVGRRGTVTLATLQMSPI; from the exons GCCCCTGCTATGGCAGTCTCTTGCCAGGCAGACACGGAGCTCTGGGACCTGGATGAGGAGCAACTCCGGGAGATTCTGGAGAGCCATCGCTACAGGATTGTGCACAGCACCTGCCCGAACCGGCTCACCCCCTACCTGCGCCAGGCCAAGGTCCTAGACCAGCTGGACGAGGAAGAGGTTCTGCATGGCCCCCAGTTCACCAACAGCGCCTTGAGAGTGG GTCACATGTTGGATCTTCTGAAAACCCGGGGGAAGAACGGAGCCCTGGCCTTCCTGGAAAGCTTGAAACTTCACAACCCCGACACCTACACGCTGATAACTGGCCTGGAGCCCTCCATGGACCTCAACAACTTCAGTG ctgcagcagctcatCCGCCTGTGGCTGCAGGTTGCCGGGCACGCGCAGGGACCTCTCCCTCTCACAGTGGGACTCCACCCTGGCTCACTGCGGCTCCTGCTTCATCAGATACAGCTGCCAGAGGACAAAGAGAGCACAGGTCCCTCGCGTTACACTCAGCTGCGTCATGCCAGTTACACTACGCCCAGCGTTTACTC GACGAGATGGGTCTCTTTTGCTCTAGAACAGAACCCTCCCCCGACCAGGACTTTGGAACGGCCATTCACGCTGCCTGGCTCCTTCCCTTGCAGCTGTGCTCAGATTTCGGCTTGAGGACGAGCCAC GCTGCCAGAGAGCTGCCAGAGAGCTTCTGGTCATGCAGCCCTCTCCCACCCTGTAAGCTCTCCCTGCAAAAGAGAGCCACGCAGGAGTGCCTAGAGAGCTCCCTCTCCAGGAG cagctcccaggagTTCCTGGAGGTGGATTTCAGTCTCATTGCAGGGGAGAAGGCGAAGTCGCCCGACTTGGAGTATGAGATGGTGGAGAAGGACG AGGGCAATGCCTGGCTGCTTGACTTCGACCAATCTGCCTCTGAGAGGTACGTCACACTGCCCACGGGTTTCTGTCCCCCATTAGGGAGAGCACTCTGCCCTATGAGAGCCTGGAATAAAGTAGA cACGCCCATTCGCCGGCGGCCCGCACGGCGCATCCTGAGCCGCGTCACCACCATTGGCTTCCACGGCAATGCCTTGCGGGAGCAGATCAGCATCATCGGGGGCAACCAGACGGGCATCTTCA CCAAGGTCACTCCCGGCTCAGCTGCCGACGAGATGTCTCTGTCCCCCGGCAATCAGATCATGGTG GTGGATTATGAAGTCATAGACCCAGCATTCAAGGCCATCCTGGAAGATGCAACCCTGGAGGAGGCGCTTTGGGTCCTGA GGGTGAATGGCTTCTGCTGCCTGTCTGTCAGAATGAACATGGAGG GGTACAAGAAGCTGGCGAGTGACCTGCAGAACAAGGTGGTGACCTCAGGTGCCTCGTTCTATATCCGGGCCAACCTGGCCACGGAAAGGAAGGCAGCgggggagctgctggtgcagtGCAATGACACCCTCCACGTCACGGGCACCGTGTTCCGGGGCGAGAGCCAGGGGAGTGCCTGCCGGGTGAACCCCTACGCCATGAAGGACCTGGATGCGGGCATCGTCCCCAGCTACTACCAGTGAGCAGCCTGCGCA GCTCAGCAGCTGCTCATCGGCCTTATCCAGGACATGGCCCAGCAGACCACGTCTGCTCGGAAG TCTTCAGGGGGGCAGCCAAAGCTGGTGCGGATCATCAGCACAGA GAGCAAGATCAACCCTCTGTGGTCATCCATCAACTGTAACGTCTACGATCCCAACAAGGCGGACG cctgcccccgGATCTGCCTGCAGGCAG GCTGCTTCACGCTGATGCCGTACACGCTGGTGAGACCCCACAAGCTGGCCCATCTGTGCCCGCTTCTCTTTGTGCTCACGCTGCTGGGGAAGATCCTGAGCGACAAGCTGTGCCTCACCAAGGGCTTTGAAAAATGCCCGTCAG gacGCCTGCGTGAGGCTGAGTGCATGGCCCAGAACGGAAGCTTGGTCTGGGGAAAGGGGGAGCTGAACAGCCGCTGCTGTGTCACCTGCCAGGCGCTTCAGCAGCTGCTGGCGAAG GACGTGCAAAGCCTGCTGGACGTGGGGCTGGAGTGCGTGCAAGCCCTGCACGCTGCGGGGATCTATCCCATCCTCCTCCTCGTCTCCATCAGCGAGAAGAACGCCAAGAAGCTAAGTAC GAAGGCACTTTGCCTTGGAGTGACAGAGGAGCAGCTTCTGGACGGTGTGCGGAGGGAGGAGGCCCCGCTGGAGGAAGTGCCCTGCCTGTACGGCACCATCGCCCCCGCCACCAGGCGCGACCTGCGTGCGCCGGTCAGCGCCGTGCGAGCAGCCGTCGCCCACGAGCAGAAGAAGATTGTGTGGATAGAACAGATCTTCACGGATCTCCCTGGACACAGGGTGGGGCGGAGGGGAACAGTCACCCTGGCAACTCTGCAAATGTCACCTATTTAA
- the SGSH gene encoding N-sulphoglucosamine sulphohydrolase isoform X1: protein MGLGWALLLLLALPLGRGRGRGRARHVLLLVADDGGFESGVYNNSAINTPNLDALARRSLIFRNAFTSVSSCSPSRASILTGLPQHQNGMYGLHQDVHHFNSFDKVQSLPLLLSQAHIRTGIIGKKHVGPETVYPFDFAYTEENGSVLQVGRNITRIKLLVRKFLQSQDKRPFFLYIAFHDPHRCGHSQPQYGAFCEKFGNGESGMGWIPDWKPQPYSPEHVQLPYFVPDTPAARADLAAQYTTIGRMDQGIGLVLEELRSTGLHNSTLVIYTSDNGIPFPSGRTNLYWSGTAEPMLVSSPEHTERWGQVSQAYASLLDLTPTILDWFDIPYPSYSIFGTKTVQLTGKSLLPALLSEQPWITAFSSQSHHEVTMYYPMRAIQHQQFRLIHNLNFRMPFPIDQDFYLSPTFQDLLNRTRARQPTHWNKTLHQYYYRDRWELFDWSSDPTESRNLASDSRYAEVLELLKARLLKWQWDTNDPWVCAPDGVLEEKLSPQCQPLYNEL from the exons ATGGGCCTGGGctgggcgctgctgctgctgctcgccCTGCCgctgggccggggccggggccggggccgagcCCGCCACGTGCTGCTCCTCGTGG CGGACGATGGCGGCTTTGAGAGCGGCGTGTACAACAACTCCGCCATCAACACCCCCAACCTGGACGCCTTGGCCAGGCGCAGCCTCATCTTCCGGAACGCCTTCACCTCCgtcagcagctgctcccccagcaGGGCCAGCATCCTGACCGGCTTACCCCAG CaccaaaatgggatgtatgggCTGCACCAGGACGTGCACCATTTCAACTCTTTTGACAAGGTGCAGAGTCTTCCCCTGCTGCTCAGCCAGGCACATATCCGGACAG GGATAATTGGGAAGAAGCATGTTGGGCCAGAGACGGTGTATCCCTTTGATTTCGCGTACACTGAGGAGAACGGTTCGGTGCTGCAGGTGGGCAGAAATATCACCCGGATCAAACTGCTTGTCCGGAAATTCCTGCAGAGCCAGGATAAGAG GCCGTTCTTCTTGTACATCGCCTTCCACGACCCTCATCGCTGcggccactcccagccccagtacGGGGCCTTCTGTGAGAAGTTTGGCAATGGCGAGAGCGGCATGGGCTGGATCCCCGACTGGAAGCCCCAGCCGTACAGCCCAGAGCACGTGCAG ctcccgtaCTTCGTTCCAGACACTCCAGCCGCTCGCGCTGACCTGGCCGCCCAGTACACAACAATCGGGCGCATGGACCAAG GGATCGGGCTGGTCCTGGAGGAGCTGCGCAGCACCGGCTTGCACAACTCCACGCTGGTGATTTACACCTCCGACAACGGCATCCCCTTCCCCAGCGGCAGGACCAACCTGTACTGGTCGGGCACTGCGGAGCCCATGCTGGTCTCCTCCCCCGAACACACCGAGCGCTGGGGGCAGGTCAGCCAGGCTTATGCCAGCCTGTTGG aTCTCACGCCCACCATCTTGGACTGGTTCGACATCCCCTATCCCAGCTACAGCATCTTTGGCACCAAGACAGTCCAGCTCACCGGGAAATCgctcctgccagccctgctgtcaGAGCAGCCCTGGATCACGGCCTTCAGCAGCCAGAGCCACCACGAGGTCACCATGTACTACCCCATGCGGGCTATCCAGCACCAGCAGTTCCGCCTGATCCATAACCTCAACTTCAGGATGCCTTTCCCTATCGACCAGGACTTCTATCTCTCGCCAACCTTCCAGGATCTGCTCAACCGGACCAGAGCCAGGCAGCCGACCCACTGGAACAAGACCCTGCACCAGTACTATTACAGGGACCGCTGGGAGCTGTTTGACTGGAGCAGCGATCCTACCGAGAGCCGGAATCTGGCCTCCGACTCCCGGTACGCCGAGGTCCTGGAGCTGCTCAAAGCCCGTCTGTTGAAGTGGCAGTGGGACACTAACGACCCTTGGGTGTGTGCCCCAGATGGCGTCTTAGAAGAAAAACTGAGCCCCCAGTGCCAGCCACTTTACAACGAACTGTGA
- the SGSH gene encoding N-sulphoglucosamine sulphohydrolase isoform X2 — MLGQRRCIPLISRTLRRTVRCCRWAEISPGSNCLSGNSCRARIRGRSSCTSPSTTLIAAATPSPSTGPSVRSLAMARAAWAGSPTGSPSRTAQSTCSSRTSFQTLQPLALTWPPSTQQSGAWTKASTSWGRAAGRGGLSRQRRVLLGAGRKSILSWGGGLGWRQPSCWVNVQVPPSSRTALLFSLHAGIGLVLEELRSTGLHNSTLVIYTSDNGIPFPSGRTNLYWSGTAEPMLVSSPEHTERWGQVSQAYASLLDLTPTILDWFDIPYPSYSIFGTKTVQLTGKSLLPALLSEQPWITAFSSQSHHEVTMYYPMRAIQHQQFRLIHNLNFRMPFPIDQDFYLSPTFQDLLNRTRARQPTHWNKTLHQYYYRDRWELFDWSSDPTESRNLASDSRYAEVLELLKARLLKWQWDTNDPWVCAPDGVLEEKLSPQCQPLYNEL, encoded by the exons ATGTTGGGCCAGAGACGGTGTATCCCTTTGATTTCGCGTACACTGAGGAGAACGGTTCGGTGCTGCAGGTGGGCAGAAATATCACCCGGATCAAACTGCTTGTCCGGAAATTCCTGCAGAGCCAGGATAAGAG GCCGTTCTTCTTGTACATCGCCTTCCACGACCCTCATCGCTGcggccactcccagccccagtacGGGGCCTTCTGTGAGAAGTTTGGCAATGGCGAGAGCGGCATGGGCTGGATCCCCGACTGGAAGCCCCAGCCGTACAGCCCAGAGCACGTGCAG ctcccgtaCTTCGTTCCAGACACTCCAGCCGCTCGCGCTGACCTGGCCGCCCAGTACACAACAATCGGGCGCATGGACCAAGGCAAGTACCAGCTGGGGTCGGGCAGCAGGACGTGGGGGCCTGAGCCGCCAGCGCAGGGTCTTGCTGGGTGCGGGGAGAAAATCCATcctcagctggggtggggggctgggatggaggCAGCCCTCCTGCTGGGTGAACGTTCAGGTGCCCCCCAGCAGCCGCACAGCTCTGCTCTTCTCTCTGCACGCAGGGATCGGGCTGGTCCTGGAGGAGCTGCGCAGCACCGGCTTGCACAACTCCACGCTGGTGATTTACACCTCCGACAACGGCATCCCCTTCCCCAGCGGCAGGACCAACCTGTACTGGTCGGGCACTGCGGAGCCCATGCTGGTCTCCTCCCCCGAACACACCGAGCGCTGGGGGCAGGTCAGCCAGGCTTATGCCAGCCTGTTGG aTCTCACGCCCACCATCTTGGACTGGTTCGACATCCCCTATCCCAGCTACAGCATCTTTGGCACCAAGACAGTCCAGCTCACCGGGAAATCgctcctgccagccctgctgtcaGAGCAGCCCTGGATCACGGCCTTCAGCAGCCAGAGCCACCACGAGGTCACCATGTACTACCCCATGCGGGCTATCCAGCACCAGCAGTTCCGCCTGATCCATAACCTCAACTTCAGGATGCCTTTCCCTATCGACCAGGACTTCTATCTCTCGCCAACCTTCCAGGATCTGCTCAACCGGACCAGAGCCAGGCAGCCGACCCACTGGAACAAGACCCTGCACCAGTACTATTACAGGGACCGCTGGGAGCTGTTTGACTGGAGCAGCGATCCTACCGAGAGCCGGAATCTGGCCTCCGACTCCCGGTACGCCGAGGTCCTGGAGCTGCTCAAAGCCCGTCTGTTGAAGTGGCAGTGGGACACTAACGACCCTTGGGTGTGTGCCCCAGATGGCGTCTTAGAAGAAAAACTGAGCCCCCAGTGCCAGCCACTTTACAACGAACTGTGA
- the SLC26A11 gene encoding sodium-independent sulfate anion transporter isoform X2 has product MAERDREAPERCCSYHAVQRRLPVLRWLPQYSLQWLQLDLVAGVTVGLTVVPQALAYAEVAGLPVQYGLYSSFMGCFVYCLLGTSKDVTLGPTAIMSLLVSSYAFHDPAYAILLTFLSGCIQLAMGLLHLGFLLDFVSCPVIKGFTSAASVTISFNQVKNILGLHNIPRQFFLQVYHTFQRIGETRAGDALLGLVCLAVLVGLRAMKGHIRRIHRVELLSIRISRLIIWATATARNALVVLFAGLVAYSFQGMGSQPFTLTGATPQGLPPFQLPPFSKAEANSTVPFSEMVQDLGAGLAVVPLMGLMETVAIAKAFASRNNYRIDPNQELLAMGLTNLLGSFVSSYPVTGSFGRTAVNAQTGVCTPAGGLITGILVLLSLAYLTSLFYYIPKAALAAVIICAVAPMFDARIFRTLWRVKRLDLVPLCVTFLLCFWEVQYGIMAGMLVSGILLLYTIARPRIKLSEQGVLLMQPASGLHFPAVESLRDAMHRWALAVSPPRCVILDCTHVSSMDYTVVMGLADLLQEFQKRGLTLTFFGLQGHVLQVLLSADLEGFQHFPSLEEAEKGHGAELDGRSRVLLHSASENMLPASGLIQ; this is encoded by the exons ATGGCAGAGCGGGACCGAGAGGCCCCCGAGCGATGCTGCTCCTACCACGCAGTGCAGAGGAGGCTCCCTGTCCTCAGGTGGCTGCCCCAGTATTCTCTGCAGTGGCTGCAGCTCGATCTTGTCGCTGGCGTGACCGTGGGCCTGACTGTCGTGCCGCAAGCGCTGGCCTATGCCGAGGTGGCCGGCCTGCCAGTTCAG TACGGTCTCTATTCCTCCTTCATGGGCTGCTTTGTCTACTGCCTTCTGGGGACCTCAAAAGATGTGACGCTGGGTCCAACGGCCATTATGTCGCTGCTGGTCTCTTCCTATGCGTTCCATGACCCTGCCTATGCCATCCTGCTGACCTTCCTGTCAGGCTGTATCCAGCTAGCCATGGGTCTCCTGCACCTCG GTTTCCTACTGGACTTTGTTTCCTGCCCCGTCATTAAAGGGTTTACCTCGGCCGCTTCAGTCACCATTAGCTTCAACCAGGTCAAG AACATCCTGGGGCTGCACAACATTCCACGACAGTTCTTCCTGCAGGTGTATCACACCTTCCAAAGAATCGGGGAGACCAG ggctggggatgcTCTCTTGGGGCTCGTCTGCCTGGCAGtgcttgtggggctcagggcgATGAAAGGCCACATCCGCAGGATCCATCGGGTGGAGCTGTTGTCCATCAGGATCAGTCGTCTTATCATCTGGGCCACAGCAACAG CTCGCAATGCACTTGTGGTCCTGTTTGCTGGCCTGGTCGCCTACTCCTTCCAGGGGATGGGCTCCCAGCCATTCACCCTCACTGGGGCGACGCCCCAGGGGCTCCCTCCCTTCCAGCTGCCGCCTTTCTCCAAGGCCGAAGCCAACAGCACTGTGCCCTTCAGCGAGATGGTGCAG gaCCTGGGAGCTGGACTGGCTGTGGTGCCGCTCATGGGCCTGATGGAGACCGTCGCTATTGCCAAGGCCTTCG CTTCGCGGAACAATTACAGAATCGACCCCAATCAGGAGCTGTTGGCAATGG GCCTCACCAACCTCCTGGGCTCCTTCGTCTCCTCCTACCCCGTCACCGGCAGCTTTGGGCG GACAGCGGTGAATGCACAGACGGGCGTGTGCACCCCAGCAGGGGGGCTGATAACAG GGATCCTGGTCCTGCTCTCTCTGGCCTACCTGACCTCGCTCTTCTATTACATTCCCAAAGCGGCTCTGGCTGCTGTCATCATTTGCGCCGTGGCTCCTATGTTTGACGCCAGGATCTTCAGAACACTGTGGCGGGTTAAAC GGCTGGACCTTGTGCCGCTGTGTGTGACGttcctgctctgcttctgggagGTTCAGTATGGCATCATGGCCGGCATGCTGGTCTCCGGCATTCTCCTGCTCTACACCATTGCCAGGCCCCGGATCAAG CTATCAGAGCAGGGGGTGCTCCTCATGCAGCCTGCGAGTGGTCTGCATTTCCCTGCTGTTGAGTCCCTCCGAGATGCCATGCACAGATGGGCTCTGGCAG TGTCTCCGCCACGCTGTGTCATCCTGGACTGCACCCACGTCAGCAGCATGGATTATACCGTGGTGATGGGATTGGCAGACCTGCTGCAGGAGTTCCAGAAAAGGGGCCTCACCCTGACCTTCTTTGGCTTGCAG GGCCACGTTCTCCAGGTCTTGCTGTCTGCAGATCTGGAGGGATTCCAACATTTCCCCAGCCTGGAGGAGGCGG AGAAGGGCCATGGAGCAGAACTGGATGGCAGGAGCCGAGTCCTGCTTCACAGCGCCAGCGAGAACATGCTGCCAGCGTCAGGGCTCATCCAGTGA
- the SLC26A11 gene encoding sodium-independent sulfate anion transporter isoform X1, translated as MAERDREAPERCCSYHAVQRRLPVLRWLPQYSLQWLQLDLVAGVTVGLTVVPQALAYAEVAGLPVQYGLYSSFMGCFVYCLLGTSKDVTLGPTAIMSLLVSSYAFHDPAYAILLTFLSGCIQLAMGLLHLGFLLDFVSCPVIKGFTSAASVTISFNQVKNILGLHNIPRQFFLQVYHTFQRIGETRAGDALLGLVCLAVLVGLRAMKGHIRRIHRVELLSIRISRLIIWATATARNALVVLFAGLVAYSFQGMGSQPFTLTGATPQGLPPFQLPPFSKAEANSTVPFSEMVQDLGAGLAVVPLMGLMETVAIAKAFASRNNYRIDPNQELLAMGLTNLLGSFVSSYPVTGSFGRTAVNAQTGVCTPAGGLITGILVLLSLAYLTSLFYYIPKAALAAVIICAVAPMFDARIFRTLWRVKRTGTTSNLLCTPAWGSVSSPQRANSCSLQGLDLVPLCVTFLLCFWEVQYGIMAGMLVSGILLLYTIARPRIKLSEQGVLLMQPASGLHFPAVESLRDAMHRWALAVSPPRCVILDCTHVSSMDYTVVMGLADLLQEFQKRGLTLTFFGLQGHVLQVLLSADLEGFQHFPSLEEAEKGHGAELDGRSRVLLHSASENMLPASGLIQ; from the exons ATGGCAGAGCGGGACCGAGAGGCCCCCGAGCGATGCTGCTCCTACCACGCAGTGCAGAGGAGGCTCCCTGTCCTCAGGTGGCTGCCCCAGTATTCTCTGCAGTGGCTGCAGCTCGATCTTGTCGCTGGCGTGACCGTGGGCCTGACTGTCGTGCCGCAAGCGCTGGCCTATGCCGAGGTGGCCGGCCTGCCAGTTCAG TACGGTCTCTATTCCTCCTTCATGGGCTGCTTTGTCTACTGCCTTCTGGGGACCTCAAAAGATGTGACGCTGGGTCCAACGGCCATTATGTCGCTGCTGGTCTCTTCCTATGCGTTCCATGACCCTGCCTATGCCATCCTGCTGACCTTCCTGTCAGGCTGTATCCAGCTAGCCATGGGTCTCCTGCACCTCG GTTTCCTACTGGACTTTGTTTCCTGCCCCGTCATTAAAGGGTTTACCTCGGCCGCTTCAGTCACCATTAGCTTCAACCAGGTCAAG AACATCCTGGGGCTGCACAACATTCCACGACAGTTCTTCCTGCAGGTGTATCACACCTTCCAAAGAATCGGGGAGACCAG ggctggggatgcTCTCTTGGGGCTCGTCTGCCTGGCAGtgcttgtggggctcagggcgATGAAAGGCCACATCCGCAGGATCCATCGGGTGGAGCTGTTGTCCATCAGGATCAGTCGTCTTATCATCTGGGCCACAGCAACAG CTCGCAATGCACTTGTGGTCCTGTTTGCTGGCCTGGTCGCCTACTCCTTCCAGGGGATGGGCTCCCAGCCATTCACCCTCACTGGGGCGACGCCCCAGGGGCTCCCTCCCTTCCAGCTGCCGCCTTTCTCCAAGGCCGAAGCCAACAGCACTGTGCCCTTCAGCGAGATGGTGCAG gaCCTGGGAGCTGGACTGGCTGTGGTGCCGCTCATGGGCCTGATGGAGACCGTCGCTATTGCCAAGGCCTTCG CTTCGCGGAACAATTACAGAATCGACCCCAATCAGGAGCTGTTGGCAATGG GCCTCACCAACCTCCTGGGCTCCTTCGTCTCCTCCTACCCCGTCACCGGCAGCTTTGGGCG GACAGCGGTGAATGCACAGACGGGCGTGTGCACCCCAGCAGGGGGGCTGATAACAG GGATCCTGGTCCTGCTCTCTCTGGCCTACCTGACCTCGCTCTTCTATTACATTCCCAAAGCGGCTCTGGCTGCTGTCATCATTTGCGCCGTGGCTCCTATGTTTGACGCCAGGATCTTCAGAACACTGTGGCGGGTTAAACGTACGGGCACCACGAGCAACCTGCTTTGCACACCTGCCTGGGGCTCCGTCTCTTCCCCGCAGAGGGCGAATTCCTGCTCTTTGCAAG GGCTGGACCTTGTGCCGCTGTGTGTGACGttcctgctctgcttctgggagGTTCAGTATGGCATCATGGCCGGCATGCTGGTCTCCGGCATTCTCCTGCTCTACACCATTGCCAGGCCCCGGATCAAG CTATCAGAGCAGGGGGTGCTCCTCATGCAGCCTGCGAGTGGTCTGCATTTCCCTGCTGTTGAGTCCCTCCGAGATGCCATGCACAGATGGGCTCTGGCAG TGTCTCCGCCACGCTGTGTCATCCTGGACTGCACCCACGTCAGCAGCATGGATTATACCGTGGTGATGGGATTGGCAGACCTGCTGCAGGAGTTCCAGAAAAGGGGCCTCACCCTGACCTTCTTTGGCTTGCAG GGCCACGTTCTCCAGGTCTTGCTGTCTGCAGATCTGGAGGGATTCCAACATTTCCCCAGCCTGGAGGAGGCGG AGAAGGGCCATGGAGCAGAACTGGATGGCAGGAGCCGAGTCCTGCTTCACAGCGCCAGCGAGAACATGCTGCCAGCGTCAGGGCTCATCCAGTGA
- the SLC26A11 gene encoding sodium-independent sulfate anion transporter isoform X3, translating to MLLLPRSAEEAPCPQVAAPVFSAVAAARSCRWRDRGPDCRAASAGLCRGGRPASSGFLLDFVSCPVIKGFTSAASVTISFNQVKNILGLHNIPRQFFLQVYHTFQRIGETRAGDALLGLVCLAVLVGLRAMKGHIRRIHRVELLSIRISRLIIWATATARNALVVLFAGLVAYSFQGMGSQPFTLTGATPQGLPPFQLPPFSKAEANSTVPFSEMVQDLGAGLAVVPLMGLMETVAIAKAFASRNNYRIDPNQELLAMGLTNLLGSFVSSYPVTGSFGRTAVNAQTGVCTPAGGLITGILVLLSLAYLTSLFYYIPKAALAAVIICAVAPMFDARIFRTLWRVKRTGTTSNLLCTPAWGSVSSPQRANSCSLQGLDLVPLCVTFLLCFWEVQYGIMAGMLVSGILLLYTIARPRIKLSEQGVLLMQPASGLHFPAVESLRDAMHRWALAVSPPRCVILDCTHVSSMDYTVVMGLADLLQEFQKRGLTLTFFGLQGHVLQVLLSADLEGFQHFPSLEEAEKGHGAELDGRSRVLLHSASENMLPASGLIQ from the exons ATGCTGCTCCTACCACGCAGTGCAGAGGAGGCTCCCTGTCCTCAGGTGGCTGCCCCAGTATTCTCTGCAGTGGCTGCAGCTCGATCTTGTCGCTGGCGTGACCGTGGGCCTGACTGTCGTGCCGCAAGCGCTGGCCTATGCCGAGGTGGCCGGCCTGCCAGTTCAG GTTTCCTACTGGACTTTGTTTCCTGCCCCGTCATTAAAGGGTTTACCTCGGCCGCTTCAGTCACCATTAGCTTCAACCAGGTCAAG AACATCCTGGGGCTGCACAACATTCCACGACAGTTCTTCCTGCAGGTGTATCACACCTTCCAAAGAATCGGGGAGACCAG ggctggggatgcTCTCTTGGGGCTCGTCTGCCTGGCAGtgcttgtggggctcagggcgATGAAAGGCCACATCCGCAGGATCCATCGGGTGGAGCTGTTGTCCATCAGGATCAGTCGTCTTATCATCTGGGCCACAGCAACAG CTCGCAATGCACTTGTGGTCCTGTTTGCTGGCCTGGTCGCCTACTCCTTCCAGGGGATGGGCTCCCAGCCATTCACCCTCACTGGGGCGACGCCCCAGGGGCTCCCTCCCTTCCAGCTGCCGCCTTTCTCCAAGGCCGAAGCCAACAGCACTGTGCCCTTCAGCGAGATGGTGCAG gaCCTGGGAGCTGGACTGGCTGTGGTGCCGCTCATGGGCCTGATGGAGACCGTCGCTATTGCCAAGGCCTTCG CTTCGCGGAACAATTACAGAATCGACCCCAATCAGGAGCTGTTGGCAATGG GCCTCACCAACCTCCTGGGCTCCTTCGTCTCCTCCTACCCCGTCACCGGCAGCTTTGGGCG GACAGCGGTGAATGCACAGACGGGCGTGTGCACCCCAGCAGGGGGGCTGATAACAG GGATCCTGGTCCTGCTCTCTCTGGCCTACCTGACCTCGCTCTTCTATTACATTCCCAAAGCGGCTCTGGCTGCTGTCATCATTTGCGCCGTGGCTCCTATGTTTGACGCCAGGATCTTCAGAACACTGTGGCGGGTTAAACGTACGGGCACCACGAGCAACCTGCTTTGCACACCTGCCTGGGGCTCCGTCTCTTCCCCGCAGAGGGCGAATTCCTGCTCTTTGCAAG GGCTGGACCTTGTGCCGCTGTGTGTGACGttcctgctctgcttctgggagGTTCAGTATGGCATCATGGCCGGCATGCTGGTCTCCGGCATTCTCCTGCTCTACACCATTGCCAGGCCCCGGATCAAG CTATCAGAGCAGGGGGTGCTCCTCATGCAGCCTGCGAGTGGTCTGCATTTCCCTGCTGTTGAGTCCCTCCGAGATGCCATGCACAGATGGGCTCTGGCAG TGTCTCCGCCACGCTGTGTCATCCTGGACTGCACCCACGTCAGCAGCATGGATTATACCGTGGTGATGGGATTGGCAGACCTGCTGCAGGAGTTCCAGAAAAGGGGCCTCACCCTGACCTTCTTTGGCTTGCAG GGCCACGTTCTCCAGGTCTTGCTGTCTGCAGATCTGGAGGGATTCCAACATTTCCCCAGCCTGGAGGAGGCGG AGAAGGGCCATGGAGCAGAACTGGATGGCAGGAGCCGAGTCCTGCTTCACAGCGCCAGCGAGAACATGCTGCCAGCGTCAGGGCTCATCCAGTGA